In the Helicobacter colisuis genome, GATATTAAACTACCAACGATAATGTGCAAATGCCTTATTAGCCTCTGCCATTTTATGCACATCTTCTTTTTTCTTAAAAGCCGCTCCTCTTTCGTTAGCAGCATCAATAAGCTCATTGGCTAAGCGCTCAATCATTGTTCTTTCATTTCTCTTGCGTGCTGAATCAAGCAACCAACGAATCGACAAAGATTGTTGTCTTGCAGGTCTTACTTCTACAGGCACTTGGTAAGTAGCACCACCTACACGACGACTTCTTACTTCTACTAAAGGCTTAACTTTTTCTAACGCTTTTTCAAAAGTTTCAATGCCTTTTTCTTTTGTTTTTTCTTCAATTTTGTCAAAAGTTGCATAAATGATTTTTTCTGCAACACTCTTCTTGCCATCATACATCATTTTGTTGATGAATTTTGTTACAACAATATTGTTATAAATTGGATCGCCCAAAACTTCTCTTTGAGGAGCTTTTCTTCTTCTCATCTTTTACCTCACTTATTTCTTAGAATCGCCAGATTTAGCTTTTTTAGCACCATACTTACTGCGTGAAACTGTTCGCTTTGCTACACCTGCAGTATCTAATGCACCACGGATAATGTGATACTTTACGCCCGGTAAGTCCTTTACCCTACCACCACGGATTAACACAATAGAGTGCTCTTGAAGATTATGCCCTTCTCCAGGGATATAACTAATTACTTCAAAACCACTTGTTAATCTAACTTTAGCTACTTTTCTCAAAGCTGAGTTAGGCTTTTTAGGTGTCGTGGTATAAACACGGGTGCAAACTCCTCTTCTTTGAGGACAAACTACCAAAGCTGGAGACTTTGATTTCTTAATAACTTTCTTTCGTTCTTTTCTAATCAACTGGTTAATAGTTGGCACTTTGTATTCCTTCTTTCATAAATAATTTCAATAGAGAAAATGAAGCGGATTATATTCAAATCACACTTTACTTTTGCTTAAATTAAGGTTGCAATAACCTTAATTCTCCTTAATTTTCACCTTTTTGCCTTTATAGATTCCCGTTCCTACAGGTATCATACGACCCAATACGATATTTTCTTTAAGATCTTCTAAGTGGTCAATTTTAGCTGCAATACTTGCTTCAGTCAAGACTTTAGTGGTCTCTTGGAATGAAGCTGCCGAAATCACTGAATCACTACCAATTGCTGCTCTTGTGATTCCTAACAAGACTGGCTCGGCAATTGCAGGGATACCACCCATTTTAATGATTCTTGCGTTTTCTTCTCTAAAATGACGCTTACTAACCAAATCGCCCTCGATGAATTTCGTATTTCCACTATCGTAGATTCGAACTTGTCTCAACATTTGCGAAACAATAATCTCAATGTGCTTATCTGCAATACTTACCCCTTGACGTCGATACACTTGTTGAACTTCGCTTACAATATATTTATAAAGTTCTTTCTCTCCACCAATTCGCAAAATATCTTGACTTGCAACTACACCATCTGTAATTGCCTCTCCCGCATGCACAAATTCTCCCTCATGCACCAAAATCTGCTTAGACTTATCAATCAAGTATTCCACCATTCTTCCATCATTAGCAGTTACAATAATTCTTTCTTTGCCCCTTACTGGCTTACCAAAGCTTACAATACCATCAATCTCTGCTAACACAGCTGGATCTTTTGGCTTTCTTGCTTCAAAGAGCTCAGAAACCCTTGGAAGACCCCCAGTAATGTCTTTTGACTTAACTAAGGCTTTTGGTGTTTTAGCCAAAATATCTGCCATTTCCACTTTTGCTCCATCAGCAACAAAAATAGCAGTTTTAGGATCTAGCGAATAACGAATCAAGCCACCTTTTGCTGTTGATAAAACCAAAGTTGGCTTATACGCGCTAGAAACATATTCATTAACCACTAATCTTGTCTGACCTGTTAATTCATCAGTTTGCTCTGAAACAGTAAGCCCAGGAATAATATCCTCAAACTTAATCGTTCCTGCTTCTTCTGAAATAATTGGATTAGAATACGGATCCCAATCTGCAATCACAACTTGCTCATCGCTTTCTGGACTTGCAATGAGTGTATTTTTTCCGACCTTTTGATTGTCTTCTATCTCAATAATCGAATCTCTTGCAATATAGTGTCTCGCCGCTTCTTGATCGTATTCATCAGCAATCACTGCAAACACGCCCTTCTCGGTAATCTTTTCGCCTTTTTTCAAAGCTCTATAGCGCTCTAAGTGATCGCCTTGCAAGTAATAATACTTCACAATTCCCTCTTCTTTAGCATAGATTTTTTGAGTAATTGGCGCATTATCCTCAACTTTTAATTCACTAGCATAAGAAATACGATTAGGAATATTCCAGCTATCTTTGATAATATCCACAATACTTCCCTCGTCTCTCACATAATGCCCACTTGGATAAGGAATATAGAATTTACCTTCAATTTTTCCTGTTACCCCTGCTAGCTCATTTGGTTTTGCCACATCGCTTTTTCGGAGTGTGAATTTAGCAGTCTCATCTTTGCCCACAACAGAAATAATCACTTCATCATGCACAATATCAACTCTCAACTCACCCTCAAATGGAGCTTTGATTTTTGGCTCTACTAGCAAGATTGCTGCATTTCTTCGGTTAGAGATAATTCGCTTTCCTTCTCTGTTTTTATAAGTTTTAACATTATAATAACGAATAAATCCCTCTTTATCTGCAACAACTTGGCGCTCTTCTTGGCTTCTGCTTGCTGTTCCACCAATGTGGAATGTCCTTAGCGTAAGCTGCGTTCCAGGCTCACCAATAGATTGTGCAGCCACAACACCCACTGCCTCTCCCACTTTAGAGATTCTTGCTTCACCAAGATTAAGTCCATAACATTTAGCACATACACCTTTTTCGGCTTTACAAGTTACAGGGGTGCGGATAATAACAGATTTAACACCCGCTTCTTTAACTTTTCTAGCCCTCTCTTCATCAATTAATGTGCCCTCACTAATTAAAACTTCATTAGTAATTGGATCAATGATATTTTCAGCTATCACACGCCCAAAAATTCTTTCATCAAGGGATTCAATAAGCTCACTACCCACAGTGATATCCGTGATCTCAACGCCCTCATTAGTTCCACAATCATCCATTACAATCTTAACATTTTGGCTTACATCAATAAGTTTTCTTGTAAGATAACCAGCATTTGCCGTCTTAAGCGCGGTATCTGCAAGACCTTTTCTTGCTCCATGTGTTGAAATAAAGTATTCTAACACATTCAAACCTTCTTTGAAGTTTGAAGTAATTGGAGTTTCAATAATAGTTCCATCTGGTTTTGCCATCAAACCACGCATTGCAGAAAGCTGTCTAATCTGCCCTGCACTACCTCTAGCTCCAGAATCAGCCATCATATAAATCGAGTTAAATCCAGACTTATCGCTTTCAATGAGCTTCATCATCTCATTTCCTAACGCATTATTAGTGTCTGTCCAAACGTCAATAATCTTGTTATAGCGCTCTTGTTCGGTCAATAAACCTGCACCAAATTGTGCTTGAATATCTTTAACCTTTTTCTTAGCGCCTTCAATAACTTTGTTTTTGTTATTTGGCACAATAATATCATCTGCAGAGATAGAAATACCTGCTCTTGTTGCATATTTAAATCCTAGATTCTTAAGATTATCCAAAAATCCAGCCGTTACTCCAACCCCACCTTCTTTATAAACATAATCAATCAAAGTTGCAATATCTTTTTTCTTTAAGATTTTATTCCATAAGTGCATTGGAACAAAATCCGGTAAAATAGACTTAAGAATCATTCTACCAATAGTTGTATTAATGATTCTATCTTCTACAAACACTCTTACTTTAGAGCTAATTTCTACCACTCCTGATTCTAATGCAATATGAATTTGATCAATATTAGAGAATAGCTTATGCTCTCCTTTAGAACCATCTTTTTCCAATGAAAGATAATAAAGCCCCAAAACCATATCTTGGCTAGGAACAGTTACCGCCTTACCACTTGCAGGAAGCAAAATATTCATTGAACTAAGCATTAAAAGCTTACACTCCGTAATAGCTTCTTGAGAAAGTGGCACATGCACTGCCATTTGGTCGCCATCAAAGTCCGCGTTAAAGGCTGCACAAACTAATGGGTGCAACTGAATTGCTTTACCATCAATCAATTTAGGATGGAAAGCCTGAATGGATTGCTTATGCAAAGTTGGCGCACGATTGAGCATAATTGGGTAATCTGCAACTATCTCTTGCAAACACTCCCACACCTCATTACTTTTGCGCTCAATCATCTTCTTGGCTTGTTTAAGTGTTGTTGCATAACCCTTTTCTTCAAGTTTTGCCAAGATATGTGGTTTAAATAATTCCAAAGCCATATTTTTAGGTAACCCACATTGATCCATTCGCAAATTTGGACCCACAACAATAACAGAACGCCCTGAGAAATCCACACGCTTTCCAAGTAGATTCTGACGGAATCGACCTTGTTTTCCTTTAATAATTTCAGAAAGTGATTTAAGTGGGCGCTTATTTGCTCCTTTAACCGCATTTGCATTGCGACCATTATCAAAGAGTGCATCAACTGCTTCT is a window encoding:
- the rpsG gene encoding 30S ribosomal protein S7 — encoded protein: MRRRKAPQREVLGDPIYNNIVVTKFINKMMYDGKKSVAEKIIYATFDKIEEKTKEKGIETFEKALEKVKPLVEVRSRRVGGATYQVPVEVRPARQQSLSIRWLLDSARKRNERTMIERLANELIDAANERGAAFKKKEDVHKMAEANKAFAHYRW
- the rpsL gene encoding 30S ribosomal protein S12 encodes the protein MPTINQLIRKERKKVIKKSKSPALVVCPQRRGVCTRVYTTTPKKPNSALRKVAKVRLTSGFEVISYIPGEGHNLQEHSIVLIRGGRVKDLPGVKYHIIRGALDTAGVAKRTVSRSKYGAKKAKSGDSKK